Sequence from the Neomonachus schauinslandi chromosome 9, ASM220157v2, whole genome shotgun sequence genome:
TCCCTCCCAGGAAACCCCCAGGAAACTTCAACCAGGTCTGCCAGGAGCTGCTGAGCTTCCTCACAATGAACCCCACGAGCTGGGGAGGGAAGACAGGGTGGGATGGACATTCTTAGAATGTCTTATCCTAAGGCACCATGTGACCCTGTCCCTGTCCCAGTGTGACTCTGGGCACATCCCAGgcactgtgtgaccctgggcacatCCCAGTCCCAGTCTGGACCCTGAGTGCCTATCTGAAAACAAGGTAGAGAAAGTGACCTctacagtattttatttctggCATTTGATGGCCATGCAATTCACCTGTTCATCAAGTCaaggaatatttattgaacatcttttctgtGCCAGGGGTTAACAGAAACCAGGAGGACAAGATGTCTGCCTTCAACGGGCTTCTTCTCTAGCAGAGGAATCTCACATTAAACATGTAGGAATAGATTTCTGCCGAGTGAAGTAACTGAGGAAAGCTCCAATAGGAAAGACAGAGTCCCAAACAAGCCAGCCAGCAAGGGAACAGGCCATGCAGACAGAAGGAAGCCTAAACAGAAAAACGGGAGAGCTATTACTATATGCACAGAAATCAAATATAGTATCCCTGCAACAAGAACGGGGTGCAGCATGTTTTAAAGAGAACATTCAGCAAATGAAAAGGAATCCTTGAAATTTAACATGTATACAGCAAACACTCTATGAGAAAGGTAGAATGGTAACAGAGAGGAGACCTCTTCGAAACAGGCGCAGGAAGGCACAGAGATGTGACAAAGGAGGGACCAGGAAGTCAGGGGTCCCTCTGGGAAGCACCACGTCTCGTTAACTGgggttccagaaagagagaacagacaaAATGGAGGTCAGGAAATCTTAAAGGAGTGAATCAAAAACCTTCCCAGAGCTGGAGAACATGAATTTCCGATTTGAAACGGTAGGAACTCAGCAAGGCACAGCAGGGTGGATTATCAGCTCATGGAGAGAGAGCAGGTCCTACAGGTTTCCAGAAAGACATATCCCAGGTGGCGGGCACAGAATCGATGCCCCACCAGCCATGGAGCCCCCCACACCAGCCCTGGAAGCAACAGCAAAGCGATGACTTCAAAGGGAGGGCCCCCATCAACATTCTGGGGAAGAGATCTCCCTCTGGAGTTCTATACCCAGCCCGACTGTCACTGGTGAGGGGGTGGGCACCGAGTCTTCAGACAGGCCCGTCTCCCAACACCCCTCCCACACACCTTCTCTCGAAGGTGTTGGAGGGTGGGTTCTGCCAAAGGAAAAGTGTAAACTAAGAAGGGGAAGACGTGGGATCCAGGAAGCAAGAGGTCCCAGCCCCGAGAGCTGAGTAATGGACCCCTGAGCAATGGAGATGGGCCATCCCCTGTGCCCACGGCATAGCCACCGTCCAAATAAACTGAATGGGAGCAGGTCAGAAGGCTCAGGGAGAGATTCTCCAAGATAAAACTGATAGAGTACTTCACGTGTTTACTTACATTGAGTACTTTATATTTACCCAACTGGGAGAGAGTGGGCAATTGAATTAGTGATaagcataaaaaacaaaaaaccaagccccctcccccacatccagATAAAGAAAATTAACTCCAAGGAAAACAAGAGTCATCAAGAAAGACAGTAAGAGCTCTGCAGAAAAACCAAGGAGGTCTATGAGGACAATTAATGAGGGTCTCAGCAGCTTTAGTGGTCTCAGAAGGGGCTGCTCCAATGAGGTGATGTTTAATGGAAGCCTAAAATGCCAGAAGGTTCCAACCACAGCAGGAGGATCTGAGGGTGAGGAGGATCTTCACACTCTGGGCCGATGGAGACCGTGAGCTCCTTAGAGCACCTTAGAGGTGGCGCGGCCCTTGTGTGAGTGAGGTGGTGTAGGGGCTAAACAAAAGCACAGTGAAGCCTCTCCACCAGGAAACCCTCCGTGACTGACCCTGAGGTTGCTGATTCTCCCCTCTGGTATATTGAACTCTGGATGTGTGTGCATCCAGCCTCTAGTGGATCCCCCCAAATTCTCCAGCACAATAACAACGATGCCAGACAAGGCTTTGCCTGCAGTGGGACGGACCTCAGGCTTCGAGAATATTCTCTGAGTTGGGTATCAGACTGGGATGTTTTGCAGGGGTCACACTGTGCTTGCCAGGACTTCTGCAGCCTCACTTGGTGACAGGGGAATGGGGGTGTGATGAGCTTCGATGAGGGCTCCCCGGGGATGCTTTTGGCCAAAGACGATACTCTTTGTCTTGGTCCTGCCAGGAGGGTAAGTTGAGTCCTGAGCAGAATTCAGCCAGGTGTACAgacaggaggagaaggaaggttttgggagaggggctgaggggttATGAGTAGGCTTATGGCGTAGAGGGCAAAATTATGTAGTCTACAAAGTGCTTTTCGGGGACTCTCCCATCTTTTGGTTTCTCCTCTGGCTCTCTTATTTTGggcctctttctcctccccattcCCACTCCTCTGGGCCCTCCTGGGTGGGGAGAAAGATCAGATACCCTCACCCTGGAGGCATATGTCCATTCCACACAGTTAGTGTGGGAACAGTGCAGCCCAGAGAGCGGTgcggcccccctcccccgccccaggacATGCAACACCAGTGGTGGGATTTCAAGCACTGtgggaggacacagagagaataTTCTGGAAGGAGTGCAGCCCTCAACCTCACCCCTGCCTGTCAGGTGGGCAGTCCTGGGTAATGGAACTTTGTCTCTGAGCCTGGGTATCTCAGAATCCCAGCCAGGGAAACTGAAGCCTGAGCCCGTCCTGTCCTGAGCTTCCTGCTATGGGGTTCAGAACCTTGTcacccctctgcctgcttccctgATCCCTCCCCACCCGGCGCAGTGGGGAGCCGAGTCTGCCGCCTGGGTGCCTTGGGACCTCTCTGGACAACATGTGTTGAGAGCCGCCTGGCCTCGGAGCCAGCAGGCAGGCCTGACACAGACGAGGAAGATGTGTTTTCTTACAAAAACAGAACTAACATCTTGGTTTCTTACTGAGGTGTTGGAGCCTAGCGGGCTTTTCACACACTCTGGCCTTCTCAGCTTTTCATTGAAACACACCATCACCCCCACAGACACATGGACACAAAGACACACTCTTCTACACACCGACACCCCCCCAACATACACACGCAGACTCAATCTACCCAGACGAACGCAGAGACAACACCCAAAGACACAGTCTCACGCCTACACAAACACAATTCAAacactcacaaacacacaaattCACACACACGGTCTTACACCTACATCCGCACAAACACACAAACTTATCCACACATCGAAACgtcacacacatgtgcacacatgacCACTCATACGGCCCCAGCTTGGAGAAGTTTCCCCCCCGCCTCCCCTTTTCTCTTGTTTGAAGTGCAGTTAAAAGTTTCCCACCTTCCATGAGATTTGATTCTTACTCTTCGCTCCATAAAAATCCTTCCAGCCCCATCTTCTATTGGGTCCTATCCAGCTAGTGCTGTGTCTTTAAGGAAGTTGAAGCTGCtaaaagtgagtgagagagagggaaaaaaaagaaaaaaattggcatcTTTTCCCCCTCAAGTTTCTGGTGTCACTTATGAAACACGGGTCCTTGCTGCTGCAGAGAAGAAGTTGTTTTGCTAGAAGGAGGGAGTGTCCAGGCTGCCTGGGCTCCCTTCCTGCAGCCTCCTCTCAGCGGGGCCCCAGGCACCCTGTCCGGGGAAGGGCTGGCACAGGCGAGCAACTTGACGGTGGGACAGGAACCaggctgccccttcctccagcctcctcaTCCTCCCTCGGGCACCCTGGGCCCTGCAGCCTGTCCTGGGCTGACTCTGTCCTTTGTTGCTCTTTGGTTCCATCTTAGGAGAGGATCCACTTGGCTAAGAAAGAGTAGTTTGAAGGTAAGCCAGCGGGAAAGGGGGAGGCCTGCTGGGCACAGGGGCTGGACTGCCTGGTACTTTCCTGTCGGTTCGGGGTGCTAGGAACAATCCCTTGTTTGGATCTGGGCACGGGGCGTCTGCCCCACCAGCAACCGCATCCCCGGAAATCCCAACAGCACTTGGGCTGAGCCGCTGGCCTCGCGCAAGCCAGCTGACAGGTCCTGGCGGGCTTTATTTAGGCAGCTGCCTGGCGCGGTTTGAACAGAACAGGCCACGGGTGTGATTCCGTAGAAAGGGTTTGGTGTCTGCCATGGTCATAGCCCGTAGGAGCaggaggggggaggatggggtggaTGGGGGTGGTGTGCACTGCACAAGGGGCCTTGTCTGGGCTGGGGCAAAGCATACCTATGGGGGGCTCCGGTGGGAGGGACTGTGGCCAGGatgtgggagggcaggagggaggttcTGTggagtgctgggggagggggcagctgaaAACGGATTTCAAGTCATAAAGTCAGCTCGGAGCTGGCTGAGGCAGGGagagctctctgctcagaggagGCGCTGGGGTCCTCTTCCGTCCCATCTTCGCCTCTTCTGGCTGCATGACCTCGGGCAAGTCCTGGCCCTTCtttgggcctcggtttccccttcTGTAGAATGGGCTGCGGGCTAAGGTGGTGCTGGGTCTTAGCTGGATTCTGTGGGGCAGGACCTTCTGATGGGGAAGAGCCCTGTCTGGCTGGGGTCCTGAGAGGGACGAGCGCCTTGCGTGGGTCCTTAGGGTCACCTTGGCGGCATGCCCTTCTCTGCAGGAGGTAGGATGCAGGAGCTACGTCTGCTGTGCTGGGCGGTCCTCCTGGGCCTGGCGCAGGCCTGTCCTGAGCCCTGCGACTGTGGGGAGAAGTACGGCTTCCAGATCGCCGACTGCGCCTACCGCGACCTGGAGGCCGTGCCACCCGGCTTCCCGGCCAACGTGACCACGCTGAGCCTGTCAGCCAACCGGCTGCCGAGCTTGCCAGAGGGGGCCTTCAGGGAGGTGCCCCTCCTGCAGTCGCTGTGGCTGGCGCACAACGAGATCCGCGCGGTGGCCGCCGGCGCCCTGGCCCCGCTGGGCAATCTCAAGAGCCTGGACCTCAGCCACAACCTCATCTCTGACTTTGCCTGGAGCGACCTGCACAACCTCAGTGCCCTCCAGTTGCTCAAGATGGACAGCAACGAGCTGACCTTCATCCCCCGGGACGCCTTCCGCAGCCTCCGCACCCTGCGCTCGCTGCAGCTCAACCACAACCGCCTGCACACGCTGGCCGAGGGCACCTTCGCGCCGCTCACCGCGCTGTCCCACCTGCAGATCAACGATAACCCCTTCGACTGCACCTGCGGCATCGTGTGGTTCAAGACGTGGGCCCTGACCACGGCCGTGTCCATCCCGGAGCAGGACAACATCACCTGCGCGTCGCCCCACGTGCTCAAGGGCACACCGCTGAGCCGCCTGCTGCCGCTGCCCTGCTCGGCGCCCTCCGTGCAGCTCACCTACCAGCCCAGCCAGGACGGCGCCGAGCTGCGGCCTGGCTTCGTGCTGGCCCTCCACTGCGACGTGGATGGGCAACCGGCGCCCCAGCTTCACTGGCACATCCAGACGCCGGGCGGCACCGTGGAGATCGCCAGCCCCAACGTGGCTGCCGACGGGCGGGCCCTGCCCGGCGCCCCGGCCAGCCGGCCGCGCTTCCGGGCCTTTGCCAACGGCAGCCTGCTCATCCCCGACTTCGGCAAGCTGGAGGAGGGCACCTACAGCTGCCTGGCCACCAATGAGCTGGGCAGTGCGGAGAGCTCGGTGAACGTGGCGCTGGCCACACCTGGGGAGGGCGGCGAGGATGCGCTGGGGCGCAGGTTCCACGGCAAAGCGGCCGAGGGGAAGGGCTGCTACACGGTGGACAACGAGGTGCAGCCCTCGGGTCCGGAGGACAACGTTGTCATCATCTACCTCAGCCGCGCTGGGGGCCCCGAGGCTGCAGCAGCGGGAGAAGGGGGCCCTGGGCAACGACCCCCCGGCCTGCTCCTGCTAGGCCAGAGCCTCCTCCTCgtcttcctcacttccttctaGCCTGCCCCTACGTCCCCACCCTGGGCCGGGCTGGAGCAACGCCAGGGCCTCCCTGACTCCCCCCCGCTGACATCCCAGATGTCCCTTGTAAGTGGCACAGGGGGCTGAGGGTGGCAACTCCCAAGCCTGCTTGGGGGACTTTGAGTCTTCCTACCTCCCTTCTCATCTCTTCTGGAACACTCACCACCCCCAACTTCTAAACTTGCTCAAAGCTAGTGACTAGAACAGAACCTGATTCCATACTCACCGTCCACGGTGCTGATTGCTGCTAGCCACCCTGCCCTTGCTCCCCTGTCAGGGCCATGCCCTAACCAACTGGGCGAAGCCTCACCGATGGCGTTCCAGACACTGGGACCGACAAGCTGGCAAAGGCTGGGGGCacggggctggggccgggggctCGACAGGGAGGGACCCTGAAGCAGACAGGGCACAGGGGGGAGGAATAGGGTCTAGGGGCAGTGGTTGGCATGGCTCTGGGCTCTTGGTGACCTGCTTGAGCTCCTGCTGCCTCTTGGCATTCTCTGATGATCTGGGGGCTCAGGAATCAGTGCCCTCATCTCAGACAGGGAGGATCCAGGATGGCCTGCATCTTTTCCCGCCCTGTGCCCCTCCACCCTGGACAGCTgtcctgccttttctccaagtGTGCATCTGTAGCCTGCCCCTCCAAAGAGGCTGGCCATCCCAGGGGGGCCGAGAAATAAACAGCATTTCTGATGCTCGCTTTGTGTCTGCCTGGCGTTTTGTCTGAATCTAGGACCCCTCCTTACCACCCCGGTTGGGATGGGATAGGGCACTGGAGAGTCAGGACGCCCAGGCTGCCTGTCCACACGTGGTGGGGCCCGCGAGGCACACACAGACTGTGTAGCAGGCAGCATGAAagggggggccgggggccgggcgccgggggcggggggccgggggccgggggctgggccTTGAGCTGAGCTGAACCGCAGATGTTCTCTCTCTTCAAACTAGCCCACAGGACAAATGGGGGTGCAGGCCTGATAACCATTATGGAGGCTTCCCTGGGGTCCTGGTGGCCCTGAGCAGGGCTTCCTGCCAGCAGTGGCCTGGGGAGCCCTTGTGGAGGAGGACGGGGAATGGGAGTCCCCGGCTTGTGGCCCCTCTTCCTGGTCCAGCTCCTGGAAGAGATGGTAGGAAATGGAGAGGAAGTGGGGGACTGACAAGGCaagatggagaggaaagagaaaggaggagatggAGACACAGGGcagtggagagagaagggggagagagagaaagactcagagatcgAGAATAAGAGAGCGTCTTCGAGGGGGGAGGAGATGAACAGTGctttccaggaagaggaaatggtACTCCTGGAGGAAAGTCTGGCCTTGAAGTCTTTCCCACACAGCAGGTGGATCAGTGACTgacttgggggcgggggggcggtgaggTCCTGGCAGCATCTTGCGGGTCTCTTAGAGTGGGGAGCACATACATGGAGTCGGAACCTGGAGACCGATCCCCGTATCTGTGCCCAGTCAGAGATATGTCTCCGTCCCCACCCCTTTCCAGACTGAAGGGTGCTGCCCACAGGGACAAGACCCCCAGCAGGATAGGCTCTGCGGCCTCCCAAGCTCTATGCTCAAGACTGTTGAGCCCAGCaaagtggaggcagggaggccaaggAGCCTGGGGTTGCAGCTGTGAACCTTGGAGGCTGGCcagctccccatccccctcctcctggTCCCCAGGCagaacctccccccaccccctcagcagCTCGTGGCTCTGGCTGAGCTGACAGTCACCAGCAGCACATGTCAAGGGTGACTGCGAGTCTGGTGGAAAGAGCAGGATGGACCCAAGTCCTGGGTGCTGTGCCGCCTTAGGCAAATCACTGCCCAcctctgggctttagtttcctcaGAAAACAAAGGACGGGTAGGATACTTAAGGGCCCGATTACTCTGATCATCTAAAGCTTGATATCCTAACCCAGCTTGGACCCCTGACTTCTCTGGCTCCATTCACAGCGGAGCAGGCTCGTCTTCTGGAAGTGGGACCTGGGCCTAAGACCTGAGTTAGGGGCAGCTGGGGAACACTGTGCTCTGAATGAACTAGCCACTCCCTGCTTTAAAGTCATCCGTGGCTCCCCCAGCCCTCAGGGTGAAGGCCAAGTTCCCCAGCCAGCCGTGCATCACCCCTTTGCCTGATTCTCTGATGAGAACCACTGCTCCGTGCCTCTGTTGGACCTGCGAATTAATTGTTCCCTTAATCGTCTGTGATGTGTTACCCTCTGTACCTTTACACATGTCGCTCCTTTGGTCTGGAACCacttcccctctttctcccttgGCTAAGTCGGCTCTAGCACCACCTCCTCCAAAAAGCCTTCCTGGATGCCGTTCCCACTCCCTCCCAATGTGGATGAGGTCCCCTCCTCTGGCTCACACAGCCCTGGGCGTCCAGTGTCCCCGCCTGATCATACTCATTGTGTCTGTTTCCCTGTTAAGGGCAGAGACCCAGTCTGCCTTCTCATCTCTGTGACCCTGTCAGTCACCACCACAGGGCCAGGAAGATATTTTTCAGTGGACTGCAGTGGGATCAGGGCCTGCCCTCTTTGCTCTCCTCATGGGCAGCCTTGAAGGTGGGTGTGGGCTCCCTGGCCCTACCCCTCGCTTCCTGTGTATCTGAGGCTGTGGTGGGGGTGCAGGAATGGGGGCAAGGAGAGAGGTTGGTCCCCACTACTTGCGTAGACGTTTCTCAAGGTCCCACCAACCCAGGTCTGTGGAGTGGCCACGTTTTCCCTACCCTCTGTAGCCCCCAGGCCCGCAGTGGAGCCCACACCCTGAGTCACACATCCCCCGCCTCCGCCAGTCCCCAGCAAGGGAAGGGACCCCCCTCTCAACGCATGGGGTCCATTCCTTTTAGGACAGCTCCGCCCTGTGCCTCCCCACCGCCTCCACACCTTTATTCATAATGCTCCCCGTCTTCCTGAAATCTCCCCTCCCCAAGTCCTGCCCATTCTTGACGACCCAGAAAAAGTCCTACCTCCAAAGCCAATGTCCACATAGCTCAGGGGTGGTGCCATAGGGTCCCCAGTCCCTCTACCACCCAAAGGGATATGGCCATGGGTCCTCCTCTGGCCCGCACCGCGTGAACAGCCCCACATGGGAGCAGaatacccccccaccccaagccccatAAATGCAGTGCTGATTTACTGGCAGTTTTCCCCCACGTACCCCGCCCCGGAGGAGGACTGTTTCTCAGGGACAAGTTTATTACGGGAAGCACACTAACCTCTTTCATAATATCTAAAGGCATACCAACTGCAAAAATATCGGGCTCTCAAGTGTGGCCAGCTCGGTGTGGGGCCTGGTTGGAGCCATGACTTTGCTGCCCGGTAGGAGCCCATGGCTTCCTCCTGGGCTGCCTCGCAGGAAGGCACGGGGCCCcggagaggagaggg
This genomic interval carries:
- the ISLR gene encoding immunoglobulin superfamily containing leucine-rich repeat protein; this translates as MQELRLLCWAVLLGLAQACPEPCDCGEKYGFQIADCAYRDLEAVPPGFPANVTTLSLSANRLPSLPEGAFREVPLLQSLWLAHNEIRAVAAGALAPLGNLKSLDLSHNLISDFAWSDLHNLSALQLLKMDSNELTFIPRDAFRSLRTLRSLQLNHNRLHTLAEGTFAPLTALSHLQINDNPFDCTCGIVWFKTWALTTAVSIPEQDNITCASPHVLKGTPLSRLLPLPCSAPSVQLTYQPSQDGAELRPGFVLALHCDVDGQPAPQLHWHIQTPGGTVEIASPNVAADGRALPGAPASRPRFRAFANGSLLIPDFGKLEEGTYSCLATNELGSAESSVNVALATPGEGGEDALGRRFHGKAAEGKGCYTVDNEVQPSGPEDNVVIIYLSRAGGPEAAAAGEGGPGQRPPGLLLLGQSLLLVFLTSF